A genomic segment from Theobroma cacao cultivar B97-61/B2 unplaced genomic scaffold, Criollo_cocoa_genome_V2, whole genome shotgun sequence encodes:
- the LOC18604769 gene encoding flavin-containing monooxygenase FMO GS-OX-like 9: MVSDRGQSKNVCVIGAGPSGLVAARELRKEGHTAVVLEQNHDVGGQWLYEPHVDIEDPLGRNKFLSVHSSIYDSLRIASPREIMGYTDFPFLLKKGRDMRRFPGHNELWLYLKDFGEWFGLKEMIRFNTRVEYVGMLDYGEFGKDLKWVVKSKEKNAEKVVEEVFDAVVVATGHYSQPRLPCIKGMDAWKRKQMHSHIYRVPEPFRDEVVVIVGNSQSGQDISMEIVEVAKEVYLSARSLDITEGLSKVISKHQNLHLHPQMESLHEDGRVQFEDGSWVIADTIIYCTGYSYTFPFLDTKGIVVVDDNRVGPLFEHTFPPSLAPSLSFVGIPRKLIGFPFFESQAKWIAQVLSGKRSLPSWDDMMQSIKEFYHSRELAGIPKRNTHDLADFEYCDKYADYTGSPHLEEWRKQLCISALVNSFANLETYRDSYDDDELLQEALQSPHFTQLGDDALAL, encoded by the exons ATGGTTTCCGACCGGGGGCAGTCTAAGAATGTGTGCGTGATCGGTGCCGGACCGTCAGGTCTGGTGGCAGCGAGGGAGCTAAGGAAGGAGGGTCACACTGCGGTGGTTTTGGAGCAAAACCATGATGTAGGTGGCCAATGGTTGTATGAGCCTCATGTAGACATTGAGGACCCTTTAGGAAGGAACAAATTTCTAAGCGTTCATAGTAGCATTTATGACTCTCTAAGGATTGCGTCTCCCAGGGAGATCATGGGGTATACTGATTTCCCATTCTTGTTGAAGAAAGGTAGGGACATGAGGAGGTTTCCTGGTCATAACGAACTTTGGTTGTACCTAAAAGATTTTGGCGAGTGGTTTGGGTTGAAAGAAATGATCAGGTTTAATACCAGGGTGGAGTATGTGGGAATGTTAGATTATGGTGAGTTTGGGAAAGATCTAAAATGGGTTGTGAAGAGCAAGGAAAAGAATGCTGAGAAAGTGGTGGAGGAGGTCTTTGATGCTGTGGTTGTGGCCACTGGCCATTACTCTCAGCCTAGGTTGCCCTGCATTAAAG GAATGGATGCATGGAAAAGGAAGCAAATGCACAGTCACATTTACAGAGTTCCCGAGCCATTTCGAGATGAG GTGGTGGTGATAGTTGGGAACTCCCAAAGCGGGCAAGATATCTCAATGGAGATTGTGGAAGTAGCAAAGGAAGTCTACCTCAGTGCCAGATCCCTTGATATTACTGAGGGTTTATCCAAAGTCATTTCCAAGCATCAAAACTTGCATCTTCACCCACAG ATGGAGTCCCTTCATGAAGATGGACGGGTTCAATTTGAGGATGGCTCCTGGGTCATTGCTGACACTATCATATATTGCACAGG GTATTCATACACATTCCCATTCCTTGACACCAAAGGAATAGTAGTTGTTGATGATAACAGAGTGGGACCTCTTTTTGAGCACACTTTCCCCCCATCACTTGCTCCTTCCCTCTCCTTTGTAGGCATTCCAAGAAAG CTGATAGGGTTCCCTTTCTTTGAGTCACAAGCAAAATGGATAGCTCAAGTGCTTTCAGGGAAAAGAAGCTTGCCATCATGGGATGATATGATGCAGTCCATTAAGGAGTTTTATCACTCAAGGGAACTTGCTGGCATTCCAAAGAGAAACACCCACGACCTTGCAGATTTCGAG TATTGTGATAAATATGCAGATTACACTGGATCTCCACATTTGGAAGAATGGAGGAAACAGCTGTGCATATCAGCCTTGGTTAATTCATTTGCCAACTTGGAGACTTACAGAGATtcatatgatgatgatgagctgCTTCAAGAGGCTCTCCAAAGTCCTCATTTCACTCAACTTGGGGATGATGCTTTGGCTctgtaa